A DNA window from Phragmites australis chromosome 11, lpPhrAust1.1, whole genome shotgun sequence contains the following coding sequences:
- the LOC133885776 gene encoding uncharacterized protein LOC133885776: MAGEDDGEITRLLRRRLPSSAGPLDDDDIMAEILLRLPPRPSSLLRSSLVCTRWRRLVSDPRFLRRFRAHHRAPPLLGFFSRSPLRGVIRFTPALDSPDHVPAARFCLRLDEPDDWEILSCRHGRVLVVNREQLQVLLWAPVTGDQRCVAFPPAFGGEEKKFVRNGVVSCAAGEEGHVHGSCHSNPFQVILLGCSRKGFFACVYSSETGAWGNLISLISYQLPDHPFCCSSTVVGNSIYSLLTEPTLAILEFDFNRQSLVAIEVPSDAIDLDLFAHGGCQFLIAPADGGGFSFVVLSGFNARLWKRRANSDGFAGWVLKDTIELSNLLSLRPGVDTQPPRIIGFAEDDNVIFLWTDIGAFMVNLESRQFKKLTVRMRRRLHHPFRSFFPAGI; this comes from the exons ATGGCGGGCGAGGACGACGGCGAGATTacccgcctcctccgccgccgcctccccagcTCAGCGGGGCCGCTGGACGACGACGATATCATGGCCGAGATCCTTCTCCGCCTCCCTCCGCGGCCGTCCTCCCTCCTGCGCTCCTCGCTCGTCTGCACGCGGTGGCGCCGCCTCGTCTCGGACCCCCGTTTCCTCCGCCGCTTCCGCGCCCACCACCGGGCACCCCCACTCCTCGGCTTTTTCTCCCGCTCTCCCCTCAGAGGCGTCATCAGGTTCACCCCCGCGTTGGATTCGCCGGACCACGTCCCCGCCGCGCGCTTCTGCCTGCGTCTCGACGAACCCGACGACTGGGAGATCCTCAGCTGCCGCCACGGCCGCGTGCTCGTCGTCAACCGGGAGCAGCTCCAGGTCCTTTTGTGGGCTCCCGTCACTGGCGACCAGCGCTGCGTGGCCTTTCCCCCGGCGTTCGGCGGCGAGGAGAAGAAGTTCGTAAGGAACGGAGTGGTCAGCTGCGCCGCTGGCGAGGAAGGCCACGTTCACGGGAGTTGCCACTCGAACCCCTTCCAGGTGATCTTGCTGGGCTGCAGCAGGAAGGGTTTTTTCGCCTGCGTTTACTCATCGGAGACCGGCGCATGGGGCAATCTCATCTCGTTAATCTCGTATCAGCTCCCGGACCACCCCTTTTGTTGTTCCAGCACCGTGGTTGGGAATTCCATTTACTCGTTGCTTACTGAGCCAACTTTAGCCATCCTTGAGTTTGATTTCAATAGGCAAAGCCTAGTTGCCATAGAAGTGCCGTCGGATGCGATTGACCTTGACCTGTTTGCCCACGGTGGGTGCCAATTCTTGATCGCGCCTGCAGACGGTGGTGGGTTCAGCTTCGTTGTTCTATCAGGCTTCAACGCCCGGTTATGGAAGAGGAGGGCCAATAGTGATGGTTTTGCTGGATGGGTGCTTAAGGATACTATTGAACTGAGCAACCTTCTTTCGCTGAGGCCAGGTGTGGATACGCAGCCCCCAAGGATAATAGGGTTCGCTGAAGACGATAATGTAATATTTCTATGGACAGATATTGGTGCTTTCATGGTCAATCTTGAGTCAAGGCAGTTTAAGAAACTTACCGTAAGAATGAGACGCCGACTCCATCATCCATTCAGAAGTTTCTTTCCTGCAG GAATCTAG